Proteins from a genomic interval of Kitasatospora herbaricolor:
- a CDS encoding MurR/RpiR family transcriptional regulator, which produces MASPTLAEDIRQRLGDCSPAERKVGRVLLAGWPAAGFETIATLAERADVSAPTVLRFVTRLGYRGFPDFQTALRAELDERHASPLTLYTAGGYGAAAADGAAGADAGPAALLGRGREVFTTAVDRTLAEVPPHDLERAVQLLSDPKRRITLAGGRFTHLLAQYLGLHLMQLRDEVRFLPDRPVERTAHLASTGRRDVLVVFDYRRYEDDKVTMAELVRDAGGRVVLFTDTWLSPVSTQAEVVLSSQVGAPSPYDSLVPTLAVVETVVAGVITALGESAHQHMQRGEETAERAGLT; this is translated from the coding sequence ATGGCCTCCCCCACGCTCGCCGAGGACATCCGGCAGAGGCTCGGCGACTGCAGCCCCGCCGAGCGCAAGGTGGGCCGGGTACTCCTGGCGGGCTGGCCGGCGGCCGGGTTCGAGACCATCGCGACCCTCGCCGAACGCGCCGACGTCAGCGCGCCCACCGTCCTGCGGTTCGTCACCCGCCTCGGTTACCGCGGCTTCCCCGACTTCCAGACGGCCCTGCGCGCCGAACTCGACGAACGGCACGCCTCACCGCTGACCCTCTACACCGCCGGCGGCTACGGCGCCGCGGCGGCGGACGGCGCGGCGGGCGCGGACGCCGGCCCCGCGGCGCTGCTGGGACGCGGTCGCGAGGTGTTCACCACCGCCGTGGACCGCACCCTCGCCGAAGTACCGCCGCACGACCTGGAACGCGCCGTCCAGCTGCTGTCCGACCCGAAGCGCCGCATCACCCTCGCGGGCGGGCGCTTCACCCACCTGCTGGCCCAGTACCTCGGCCTGCACCTCATGCAGCTGCGCGACGAAGTCCGCTTCCTGCCCGACCGGCCGGTCGAACGCACCGCGCACCTCGCCTCGACGGGCCGCCGGGACGTCCTGGTCGTGTTCGACTACCGCCGCTACGAGGACGACAAGGTCACCATGGCCGAGCTCGTCCGGGACGCCGGCGGCCGTGTGGTCCTCTTCACCGACACCTGGCTCTCGCCCGTCAGCACCCAGGCCGAGGTCGTCCTCTCCAGCCAGGTCGGCGCACCCTCGCCCTACGACAGCCTGGTGCCGACCCTGGCCGTGGTGGAGACCGTGGTGGCCGGCGTCATCACCGCCCTCGGCGAGAGCGCCCACCAGCACATGCAGCGCGGCGAGGAGACCGCCGAGCGGGCCGGCCTCACCTGA
- a CDS encoding LysR family transcriptional regulator: protein MLDVRRMQVLRAVVASGSVTAAARNLGYTPSAVSQQMAVLEKEAGIGLLERTGRGVRPTEAGRLLTEYAAAIGRHVAEAETALAELRAGRTGRVVVRYFATAGAAMVAPAVAALRREQPGVQVDLRLSDGEEGLLEVKGRRADVALLVRPPDALPVDGIRFVHLADDRYLAVLPRGHRLAEKRVLDLTDLAEEPWVGSDQPGPCLDPVLDACASAGFSPDFVVESGDYATAQGFVAAGLGVSLIPELGLGNRHPHVLVREVRNPEPVRVIYAAVREPLPLRPALHRLLDALRNAPSDASSAEPGPRG from the coding sequence ATGCTTGATGTGCGGCGTATGCAGGTGTTGAGGGCGGTCGTGGCCAGTGGGTCCGTCACCGCGGCGGCGCGGAACCTCGGGTACACGCCTTCCGCCGTCAGCCAGCAGATGGCGGTGCTGGAGAAGGAGGCCGGGATCGGGCTGCTGGAGCGGACCGGGCGGGGTGTGCGGCCGACGGAGGCCGGGCGGCTGCTCACCGAGTACGCGGCCGCCATCGGCAGGCACGTCGCCGAGGCCGAGACCGCGCTCGCCGAACTGCGGGCCGGTCGGACGGGCCGGGTGGTGGTCCGGTACTTCGCCACGGCGGGGGCGGCCATGGTGGCTCCCGCCGTGGCGGCGCTCCGCCGTGAGCAGCCGGGTGTTCAGGTCGATCTCAGGCTGAGCGACGGCGAGGAGGGACTGCTGGAGGTGAAGGGGCGTCGGGCCGACGTGGCCCTCCTGGTCCGGCCACCGGACGCGCTGCCCGTCGACGGCATCCGGTTCGTGCACCTCGCCGACGACCGGTATCTCGCCGTGCTTCCCCGGGGACACCGGCTGGCCGAGAAGCGGGTACTCGACCTGACCGACCTCGCCGAGGAGCCCTGGGTGGGCAGCGACCAGCCGGGCCCCTGCCTGGACCCCGTCCTCGACGCCTGCGCCTCGGCCGGCTTCAGTCCGGACTTCGTGGTCGAGAGCGGGGACTACGCCACCGCGCAGGGGTTCGTCGCTGCCGGGCTCGGCGTGAGCCTGATCCCGGAACTGGGGCTGGGCAACCGCCATCCCCACGTGCTGGTGCGCGAGGTCCGCAACCCGGAGCCGGTCCGGGTGATCTACGCGGCGGTACGGGAGCCCCTGCCCCTCCGGCCCGCCCTGCACCGACTGCTCGACGCGCTGCGGAACGCGCCGTCCGACGCATCGAGCGCCGAGCCCGGGCCCCGGGGCTGA
- a CDS encoding phospholipase D-like domain-containing protein — protein sequence MRALAPRSGPGRGTEPGRTADPARTGEPGQDVAARKQALRRRLERLIGIAATEGNALLPLRNGDEIFPAMLRAVEAARHTVDMTTFVYWRGDIAHRFAHALADKAREGVRVRLLLDGFGSRLIERELLDLMESAGVQVAWFRRPVRLSPLKQNHRCHRKVLVVDARTAFTGGVGIAQEWCGDARNPDEWRDTHVQVRGPAVDGIAAAFAQNWAECREDALYDTADRFEDHPQPGSSVVQVVRGSATVGWQDLQTLMRVVISSAERRLRLATAYFAPDRYFVDLLCAAARRGVEVELLLPGPHTDKRVCQLAGARFFEELTAAGVVVWQFQPTMMHAKVLTVDGIATLIGSSNFNRRSLDHDEEVMLAVIDEDFTARLDQHFDEDVTRSERIDPARWRTRGIRSRALEAATAPIRHFL from the coding sequence ATCCGCGCCCTCGCGCCCAGGTCCGGGCCCGGCCGCGGCACCGAGCCCGGCCGAACCGCCGATCCCGCCCGTACGGGCGAGCCCGGCCAGGATGTCGCAGCCCGCAAGCAAGCGCTGCGCCGGCGCCTGGAACGGCTGATCGGCATCGCCGCGACCGAGGGCAACGCCCTGCTGCCGCTGCGCAACGGGGACGAGATATTCCCGGCGATGCTGCGAGCCGTCGAGGCGGCCCGCCACACGGTGGACATGACCACCTTCGTCTACTGGCGCGGGGACATCGCCCACCGGTTCGCCCACGCGCTGGCGGACAAGGCCCGCGAAGGCGTCCGGGTGCGCCTGCTCCTCGACGGCTTCGGCAGCCGGCTGATCGAGCGGGAACTGCTGGACCTGATGGAGTCCGCCGGCGTCCAGGTCGCCTGGTTCCGCCGGCCGGTCAGGCTCTCACCGCTGAAGCAGAACCACCGCTGCCACCGCAAGGTGCTGGTCGTCGACGCCCGGACGGCGTTCACCGGCGGCGTCGGTATCGCGCAGGAGTGGTGCGGCGACGCCCGTAACCCGGACGAATGGCGCGACACCCACGTCCAGGTGCGGGGCCCGGCCGTCGACGGAATCGCCGCGGCCTTCGCCCAGAACTGGGCCGAGTGCCGCGAGGACGCGCTCTACGACACGGCGGACCGTTTCGAGGACCACCCCCAGCCCGGCTCGTCCGTCGTCCAGGTGGTCCGCGGGTCCGCCACCGTCGGATGGCAGGACCTGCAGACGCTGATGCGGGTGGTCATCTCCTCCGCCGAGCGGCGGCTGCGCCTGGCCACCGCCTACTTCGCGCCCGACCGCTACTTCGTGGACCTGTTGTGCGCCGCGGCTCGGCGGGGCGTGGAGGTGGAACTCCTGCTGCCGGGCCCGCACACCGACAAGCGGGTCTGCCAGCTCGCGGGGGCCCGCTTCTTCGAGGAGCTCACCGCCGCCGGGGTGGTGGTCTGGCAGTTCCAGCCGACCATGATGCACGCCAAGGTGCTGACCGTGGACGGCATCGCCACCCTGATCGGGTCGAGCAACTTCAACCGCCGCTCCCTCGACCACGACGAGGAGGTGATGCTCGCCGTGATCGACGAGGACTTCACCGCCCGGCTGGACCAGCACTTCGACGAGGACGTCACGCGCAGCGAACGGATCGACCCCGCGCGCTGGCGCACCCGGGGTATCCGCTCGCGGGCCCTGGAGGCGGCGACCGCCCCCATCCGGCACTTCCTCTGA
- a CDS encoding GNAT family N-acetyltransferase, with the protein MTTARPAVPADADELLRLRVAVRDGGPLTEHWQGVFRDDMRARLGSDPDLLGYVVPVDGGLAACAIGMVHRGYRGPAHPTGRWGRIHTVATDPAHQRRGHGRAVTSALVEALKDAGCGSVELRATEAGAGLYRALGFEPVGGFMALRPGPGGWVR; encoded by the coding sequence ATGACCACCGCCCGGCCCGCCGTGCCGGCGGACGCCGACGAACTGCTGCGGCTGCGCGTCGCCGTCCGCGACGGCGGCCCGCTCACCGAGCACTGGCAGGGCGTCTTCCGCGACGACATGCGCGCCCGCCTCGGCAGCGACCCCGACCTGCTCGGGTACGTCGTGCCCGTCGACGGCGGGCTCGCGGCGTGCGCCATCGGGATGGTGCACCGCGGCTACCGCGGTCCGGCCCACCCCACCGGCAGGTGGGGCCGGATCCACACGGTGGCCACCGATCCGGCCCACCAGCGGCGCGGTCACGGACGCGCCGTCACCTCCGCCCTCGTGGAAGCCCTCAAGGACGCCGGTTGCGGCTCCGTCGAACTCCGCGCCACCGAGGCCGGCGCCGGTCTCTACCGCGCCCTCGGCTTCGAGCCCGTGGGCGGCTTCATGGCACTGAGGCCCGGCCCGGGAGGGTGGGTGCGGTGA
- a CDS encoding DMT family transporter yields MAVLALLWGSSFLWIKLALAGGLCPLHITVVRCALGAGVLLLLARAGGQRLPRDRRTWSHLVVAAFFCNALPFLLFGIGEQSVDSGVAGVLNATTPLWSLVIAVTSGTERGIRPVRLAGLLLGFAGTVFIFAPWQRGGLSGWGVLALLAAAVSYAVAFAYMARHLIGRRTAPLALSAAQLLAATGLSTVALPSGPMSLSGPTFTAVAAVAVLGVFGTGVTFHLNSRLIADEGPTTAATVGYLLPVVSVALGAIVLGERVGLRVITGMVLVLVGVGLARSRNTGLARPGAAAAPQRSSASSTG; encoded by the coding sequence ATGGCCGTCCTCGCCCTCCTCTGGGGATCGAGCTTCCTCTGGATCAAACTCGCCCTGGCCGGCGGCCTGTGCCCGCTCCACATCACCGTCGTCCGCTGCGCGCTGGGAGCCGGTGTCCTGCTGCTCCTGGCCCGCGCCGGCGGCCAGCGTCTCCCGCGCGACCGCCGGACCTGGAGCCACCTCGTGGTGGCCGCCTTCTTCTGCAACGCCCTGCCGTTCCTCCTCTTCGGGATCGGCGAGCAGAGCGTCGACTCCGGTGTGGCCGGCGTCCTGAACGCCACAACTCCTCTGTGGTCCTTGGTCATCGCCGTCACGTCCGGCACGGAGCGCGGCATCCGGCCGGTCCGCCTGGCCGGTCTCCTCCTCGGCTTCGCGGGCACCGTGTTCATCTTCGCCCCGTGGCAGCGCGGTGGCCTGAGCGGCTGGGGAGTACTGGCCCTGCTCGCCGCGGCGGTCAGCTACGCGGTGGCCTTCGCCTACATGGCCCGGCACCTCATCGGCCGCCGGACCGCCCCGCTGGCCCTCTCGGCGGCCCAACTCCTCGCCGCGACGGGCCTGAGCACGGTTGCTCTCCCCTCAGGTCCCATGAGCCTCTCCGGTCCCACCTTCACCGCGGTGGCCGCCGTCGCCGTCCTTGGTGTCTTCGGTACGGGGGTCACGTTCCATCTCAACTCCCGGCTCATCGCGGACGAGGGCCCCACCACCGCCGCGACCGTCGGCTACCTGCTGCCGGTGGTCTCGGTGGCCCTGGGCGCGATCGTCCTCGGCGAACGGGTGGGCCTTCGCGTCATCACGGGCATGGTCCTGGTGCTCGTCGGCGTCGGCCTCGCGCGCAGTCGGAACACCGGCCTCGCCCGCCCCGGCGCCGCCGCAGCACCGCAGCGAAGCTCCGCGTCGAGCACCGGGTGA
- a CDS encoding ThuA domain-containing protein, with amino-acid sequence MIRRRPRTPRRAGRRTGTLLLRLLALSAVVLGLQAAPAPPAGAATTFKVLALYDGTYDAAHISFDREANSWFPQQGATHGFTYTATTDWSQLNSANLAKYQVVMFLDNYPQTASQRSAFQTYVENGGGFVGFHVSAFNTDTSDWPWYHNTFLGTGTFRSNTWGPTQETLRIDDRTHPATAGLPGTITSSVSEWYSWQNDLRNNPAIDVLASMDPSTFPIGTDPDQTWYSGYYPISWTNRNYHMVYNNFGHNAMNYTTNTALSSTFAAAQQNQLLLQEIAWAAGQSGPVTPPPGGATGRITGYGGKCVDVAGASSANGAAVQLYDCNGTTAQQWTVGTDGTVKALGKCMDVTAVATADGSKVQLYDCNGSGAQVWQHQSDGQLVNPVSGKCLDATGPSSANGTRLQIWTCYAGANQQWAIPS; translated from the coding sequence ATGATCAGACGCCGCCCGAGGACACCCAGGCGGGCCGGACGCCGGACGGGCACGCTGCTGCTCCGGCTGCTCGCCCTGAGCGCCGTCGTGCTGGGACTGCAAGCGGCACCGGCGCCCCCTGCCGGAGCAGCCACGACGTTCAAGGTGCTCGCCCTCTACGACGGCACGTACGACGCCGCGCACATCAGCTTCGACCGCGAGGCCAACTCCTGGTTCCCGCAGCAGGGTGCCACTCACGGCTTCACCTACACGGCCACCACCGACTGGAGCCAGCTGAACAGCGCCAACCTGGCCAAGTACCAGGTGGTGATGTTCCTCGACAACTATCCGCAGACCGCCTCCCAGCGCTCGGCGTTCCAGACGTACGTGGAGAACGGCGGCGGCTTCGTGGGTTTCCACGTCTCGGCGTTCAACACCGACACCAGCGACTGGCCCTGGTACCACAACACGTTCCTCGGCACGGGGACCTTCCGGAGCAACACCTGGGGCCCGACGCAGGAGACGCTGCGGATCGACGACAGGACGCACCCGGCCACGGCGGGACTCCCCGGCACCATCACCTCGTCGGTCAGCGAGTGGTACAGCTGGCAGAACGACCTGCGCAACAACCCCGCGATCGACGTCCTGGCCTCGATGGACCCCTCGACGTTCCCGATCGGCACCGACCCCGACCAGACCTGGTACAGCGGCTACTACCCGATCTCCTGGACCAACCGCAACTACCACATGGTGTACAACAACTTCGGCCACAACGCGATGAACTACACGACGAACACCGCCCTGTCGTCGACCTTCGCCGCCGCCCAGCAGAACCAGCTCCTCCTGCAGGAGATCGCGTGGGCCGCCGGCCAGAGCGGGCCCGTCACCCCGCCCCCCGGGGGCGCCACCGGTCGGATCACCGGGTACGGCGGCAAGTGCGTGGACGTGGCGGGTGCGAGTTCGGCCAATGGTGCGGCGGTGCAGTTGTACGACTGCAACGGCACCACTGCCCAGCAGTGGACGGTCGGCACCGACGGCACGGTGAAGGCGCTGGGCAAGTGCATGGACGTGACAGCGGTGGCAACCGCGGACGGCAGCAAGGTGCAGCTGTACGACTGCAACGGGTCCGGTGCTCAGGTGTGGCAGCACCAGTCCGACGGTCAGCTGGTCAATCCCGTGTCCGGCAAGTGCCTGGACGCCACCGGGCCCAGCTCGGCCAACGGCACCCGCCTGCAGATCTGGACCTGCTACGCCGGCGCCAACCAGCAGTGGGCAATCCCCAGCTGA
- a CDS encoding quinone oxidoreductase family protein — MQAAIITAYDAPPAYGEHPEPVARGDHEMVVDVLAAPLHHLARAKASGAHYSASGVLPLVPGVDGVVRDPSGRLRYAVLDDTALGTFAERTVIDARRSVVLPDHVDPVRIAAAMNPGMSSWVALRRRITFPAGQRVLVLGATGSAGRMAVQIARRFGAAQVVAAGRDTARLKELPALGADRTLTFDEIAEAADVDVVLDFVWGEPAAGAMLPLLTARADRSVPLTWVQIGSIAGASAAVPSVALRSARLQIVGSGIGSLSPRDFIAELPELAAAVAEGGIDVQARAVPLARIAQEWNDHRVRERLVFVP; from the coding sequence ATGCAAGCGGCGATCATCACGGCGTACGACGCACCGCCCGCCTACGGCGAGCACCCCGAACCCGTCGCCCGAGGCGATCACGAGATGGTCGTGGACGTCCTCGCGGCGCCCCTGCACCACCTGGCCCGGGCCAAGGCGAGCGGCGCCCACTACTCCGCCTCCGGCGTCCTCCCGCTGGTTCCCGGCGTCGACGGTGTCGTCCGGGACCCCTCGGGGCGCCTGCGGTACGCCGTCCTGGACGACACGGCCCTCGGCACCTTCGCCGAGCGCACCGTCATCGACGCACGTCGAAGCGTGGTCCTGCCCGACCACGTGGACCCGGTCCGGATCGCCGCCGCGATGAACCCGGGCATGTCCTCCTGGGTGGCCCTGCGCCGCCGGATCACCTTCCCCGCGGGTCAGCGCGTCCTCGTCCTGGGTGCCACCGGAAGCGCCGGACGGATGGCCGTCCAGATCGCCAGGCGGTTCGGCGCCGCCCAGGTCGTCGCCGCCGGCCGCGACACCGCCCGCCTCAAGGAACTGCCCGCCCTCGGCGCCGACCGGACGCTCACCTTCGACGAGATCGCCGAGGCGGCCGACGTCGATGTCGTCCTCGACTTCGTGTGGGGCGAACCCGCCGCAGGCGCCATGCTCCCGCTCCTCACCGCGCGCGCGGACCGGTCCGTGCCGCTCACCTGGGTCCAGATCGGCTCCATCGCGGGCGCGTCCGCCGCGGTCCCGTCGGTGGCGCTGCGCTCGGCCCGGTTGCAGATCGTGGGCAGCGGCATCGGATCCCTCTCACCCCGTGACTTCATCGCCGAACTGCCCGAGTTGGCCGCCGCGGTGGCCGAAGGCGGCATCGACGTCCAGGCGCGGGCCGTGCCGCTGGCCCGGATAGCGCAGGAGTGGAACGACCACCGGGTCCGCGAGCGTCTCGTCTTCGTCCCGTAG
- a CDS encoding alpha/beta hydrolase, which translates to MTTPPRAPQDRDRPRPPRRLRRLRPARASGSPYRVWTTRTTGVAATVALIAGTLVLPTAAAATADGSAAAATAAAADELPAQPLNWTACPFPGAPGGLQCASVQVPVDYARPRGAKTTVTVNRLRATGAHPVGSLFFDPGGPGGSGTELVYAESLGAGLFTAATREHFDLIGLDPRGVGLSSPVRCDPELLNRQVSLFPTDEAGFRRLVERNRELGLSCRRLTGPLLEHLDTVSAARDLEVLRRALGQGALNYLGLSYGSQLGTAYAELFPDRIRTLALDGALDHSLPTTTLFKDEAQAYEDSFRRFADRCAQDTSCALHGTDVGRMFDDLVAAADRTPVPAPACVRSGNCRPSVTGEDIRLNLQGMLLFPARQGELALALQQARNGDASAFSPPLATGPSDGEVNGSAIAIECLDWPTPVRTLADLQRLQRLGRTVAPRLGGASQSWTILTGCIGWPAPVVNPPRPAAVRHAPPILITNATHDPSTAYPWAVHLAAQLPSGVLVTREGDGHTSYLARGAARTRDAIDNYLLTGLTPPPGTVYDD; encoded by the coding sequence ATGACGACACCACCGCGCGCCCCGCAGGACCGCGATCGGCCCCGCCCACCCCGCCGACTCCGCCGACTCCGCCCGGCGAGGGCGAGCGGATCGCCGTACCGGGTCTGGACGACCCGGACGACCGGCGTCGCCGCCACGGTGGCGCTGATCGCCGGGACCCTGGTGCTGCCCACCGCGGCAGCCGCAACTGCGGACGGCAGTGCCGCGGCCGCCACCGCCGCAGCGGCCGACGAACTCCCGGCCCAGCCCCTGAACTGGACGGCCTGCCCGTTCCCCGGCGCGCCGGGCGGGCTGCAGTGCGCCTCCGTCCAGGTGCCGGTGGACTACGCCCGCCCGCGCGGAGCGAAGACCACGGTCACGGTGAACCGCCTCCGGGCGACCGGCGCGCACCCCGTCGGCAGCCTCTTCTTCGACCCCGGCGGTCCCGGCGGATCCGGCACCGAACTCGTGTACGCGGAGTCCCTGGGGGCCGGCCTGTTCACCGCCGCCACCCGGGAGCACTTCGACCTGATCGGCCTGGACCCGCGCGGCGTCGGACTCAGCAGCCCGGTGCGCTGCGACCCGGAGCTGCTCAACCGCCAGGTCTCCCTCTTCCCGACGGACGAGGCCGGGTTCCGGCGCCTGGTCGAACGGAACCGCGAACTGGGCCTTAGCTGCCGCCGCCTCACCGGGCCCCTGCTGGAGCACCTGGACACCGTCAGTGCCGCCCGGGACCTCGAGGTGCTGCGCCGGGCGCTGGGCCAAGGCGCACTCAACTACCTCGGCCTGTCGTACGGCTCCCAACTCGGCACGGCCTACGCCGAACTCTTCCCCGACCGGATCAGGACGCTGGCACTGGACGGCGCACTCGACCACTCGCTCCCGACGACCACCCTGTTCAAGGACGAGGCGCAGGCCTACGAGGACTCCTTCCGGCGGTTCGCCGACCGGTGTGCGCAGGACACCTCCTGCGCACTCCACGGCACCGACGTGGGGCGGATGTTCGACGACCTGGTGGCGGCCGCCGACCGCACGCCGGTCCCGGCGCCTGCCTGCGTCCGGTCGGGAAACTGCAGGCCGTCCGTGACCGGCGAGGACATCCGGCTCAACCTGCAGGGGATGCTGCTGTTCCCGGCGCGCCAGGGCGAGCTGGCCCTCGCGCTCCAGCAGGCGCGGAACGGCGACGCGTCGGCGTTCTCGCCCCCGCTCGCCACCGGCCCGAGCGACGGCGAGGTGAACGGCAGCGCGATCGCGATCGAGTGCCTCGACTGGCCGACACCGGTCCGCACCCTGGCCGACCTGCAGCGACTGCAACGGCTCGGCCGGACGGTAGCCCCCCGGCTCGGGGGCGCGTCCCAGTCGTGGACCATCCTCACGGGCTGCATCGGCTGGCCGGCACCGGTGGTGAACCCGCCCCGGCCCGCGGCCGTCCGCCACGCGCCACCGATCCTGATCACCAACGCCACCCACGACCCCTCGACGGCCTACCCGTGGGCCGTTCACCTGGCGGCCCAACTGCCGTCCGGCGTGCTGGTGACGCGCGAGGGCGACGGGCACACCAGCTACCTGGCCCGCGGCGCCGCCCGCACCCGGGACGCCATCGACAACTACCTCCTCACCGGCCTGACCCCGCCGCCCGGCACCGTCTACGACGACTGA
- a CDS encoding nucleobase:cation symporter-2 family protein → MRRHPALLEPGTSPHPVDELLPPGRMATVALQHVASMYAGVAAPPLIIGAAAGLGPAQLTTLLAASLFIAGIATLLQTLGFWRIGSRLPFVNGVSFATVSPILAVVAAKKDAALPLIFGSTIVAGLFCFLLAPAFCRLVRFFPPVVSGTVITLIGISLLPVAGNWAQGGNSHAPDYGSLANVGLAGLTLLTVLLLNRFLRGFLQRISILLGMLVGTLAAVPLGKVDFAALSSLPLFELPHPFAFGAPRFEAAAIVSMLVVMLVSMTESTADMIALGEVVERPADDRTIAGGLRADGLATAFGGVFNGFICSAFAQNIGLVALTRIRSRFVVALAGVFLIVMGLVPVVGGLVSLVPQPVLGGAGVVLFGSVAVAGIRTLGKADLSAGSNAIIVAVSLAFGIFPIAFPDFYQAFPEQIATVLNSGISVGCLLAVILNLLFNHLGRGREVPPAYVPKEQVAALGRVGDTD, encoded by the coding sequence ATGCGACGTCACCCAGCGCTCCTGGAGCCCGGAACGTCACCGCACCCCGTCGACGAACTCCTGCCGCCCGGCCGGATGGCGACCGTCGCACTCCAGCACGTCGCCAGCATGTACGCCGGAGTCGCCGCGCCGCCGCTGATCATCGGCGCGGCGGCCGGACTCGGCCCCGCCCAGCTCACCACCCTGCTGGCCGCCAGCCTCTTCATCGCCGGCATCGCCACCCTGCTGCAGACGCTCGGATTCTGGCGGATCGGCTCGCGGCTGCCCTTCGTCAACGGTGTCTCCTTCGCCACCGTCTCGCCGATCCTCGCGGTGGTGGCGGCGAAGAAGGACGCCGCACTGCCGCTGATCTTCGGCTCCACCATCGTGGCGGGGCTCTTCTGCTTCCTGCTGGCGCCCGCCTTCTGTCGGCTCGTCAGATTCTTCCCCCCGGTCGTCAGCGGCACGGTGATCACCCTCATCGGCATCTCCCTGCTGCCGGTCGCCGGCAACTGGGCGCAGGGCGGCAACTCCCACGCACCGGACTACGGCTCGCTCGCCAACGTGGGCCTGGCGGGGCTGACCCTGCTGACAGTGCTGCTCCTCAACCGATTCCTGCGCGGCTTCCTGCAGCGGATCTCGATCCTGCTCGGCATGCTGGTGGGCACCCTGGCCGCGGTCCCGCTGGGCAAGGTGGACTTCGCTGCGCTGAGCAGCCTGCCGCTCTTCGAGCTGCCGCACCCGTTCGCGTTCGGCGCGCCGCGGTTCGAGGCAGCCGCGATCGTCTCGATGCTGGTGGTCATGCTCGTCTCGATGACCGAGTCCACCGCGGACATGATCGCGCTGGGTGAGGTGGTGGAGCGACCGGCGGACGACCGCACGATCGCCGGCGGCCTGCGGGCGGACGGCCTCGCGACCGCGTTCGGCGGGGTGTTCAACGGCTTCATCTGTTCGGCCTTCGCCCAGAACATCGGGCTGGTGGCCCTCACCAGGATCCGCAGCCGGTTCGTGGTCGCACTGGCCGGGGTCTTCCTCATCGTGATGGGCCTGGTACCCGTCGTCGGCGGGCTGGTCTCGCTGGTACCGCAGCCCGTCCTCGGCGGCGCCGGCGTGGTGCTGTTCGGGTCGGTCGCGGTCGCCGGCATCCGCACGCTCGGCAAGGCGGACCTGAGCGCCGGGTCGAACGCGATCATCGTGGCGGTCAGCCTCGCCTTCGGCATCTTCCCGATCGCCTTCCCCGACTTCTACCAGGCCTTCCCGGAGCAGATCGCGACCGTGCTGAACTCCGGCATCTCGGTGGGCTGCCTCCTGGCGGTCATCCTGAACCTGCTCTTCAACCACCTGGGCCGCGGACGCGAGGTCCCGCCCGCCTACGTGCCAAAGGAGCAGGTCGCGGCGCTGGGCCGCGTGGGCGACACGGACTGA
- a CDS encoding MarR family winged helix-turn-helix transcriptional regulator, with protein sequence MAPDDSEEALIDGLVRSAFQVMGVLTRIGAEHDLSLTQLRVLGIVRDRRPRMSDLAAFLGLDKSTLSGLVDRAERRGLLARTTSPEDKRAVVVQITDAGLDLTQRLYEQMRDTLAPATGRLGAQQRHELAELLEIVLTPPLPSAPRPATQR encoded by the coding sequence ATGGCTCCCGACGACTCCGAAGAGGCCCTGATCGACGGCCTCGTCCGCAGCGCCTTCCAGGTCATGGGCGTGCTCACCCGCATCGGCGCCGAGCACGACCTGTCCCTCACCCAGCTGCGCGTGCTCGGCATCGTTCGTGACCGGCGCCCCCGCATGAGCGACCTGGCCGCCTTCCTCGGCCTGGACAAGTCGACCCTCTCCGGCCTCGTCGACCGAGCCGAACGACGGGGGCTGCTGGCCCGCACCACCAGCCCCGAGGACAAGCGCGCCGTCGTCGTCCAGATCACCGATGCCGGGCTCGACCTCACCCAGCGCCTCTACGAGCAGATGCGGGACACCCTCGCACCGGCCACCGGTCGGCTCGGAGCACAGCAACGCCACGAGCTCGCCGAACTGCTGGAGATCGTCCTCACCCCGCCGCTGCCGTCCGCACCGCGCCCCGCCACCCAGCGCTGA
- a CDS encoding RNA polymerase-binding protein RbpA, with translation MAQGRGGIRGARIGSGPMGESERGELAPRTAVSFWCGNGHRTQITFAVEAAVPPTWDCRNCGLPAGPDPDDVPVAQGTAPYRTHLGYVRQRRSQEDGEILLNEALAKLRGTI, from the coding sequence GTGGCACAGGGACGTGGCGGCATCAGGGGTGCGCGGATCGGTTCGGGGCCGATGGGGGAGTCCGAGCGCGGCGAACTCGCTCCTCGGACGGCGGTGTCGTTCTGGTGCGGCAACGGTCACCGGACCCAGATCACCTTCGCGGTCGAGGCAGCGGTCCCGCCGACCTGGGACTGTCGCAACTGCGGCCTGCCCGCCGGCCCCGACCCCGACGACGTCCCGGTCGCCCAGGGCACCGCCCCCTACCGGACGCACCTGGGCTACGTCCGGCAGCGCCGCAGCCAGGAGGACGGCGAAATCCTGCTCAACGAGGCACTGGCGAAGCTCCGCGGGACCATCTGA